Part of the Streptomyces sp. NBC_01353 genome, AGCGAGGAGTGAGGGATGAGAGTGGCGGAACGCATACCCGCGCTCCTGCGTGAGCGGTCTTTCCGGCGCTACTGGACCGGTCAGACCATCTCGCTCGTCGGGGACCAGATCTCCCTCATCGCGATCCCACTCGCCGCTGTGCTCGTGCTCGGTGCCGACGCCGCGGAGATGGGCTGGCTCAAGACCGCCGAACTGCTGCCCGCGCTGCTGCTCAACCTGCCGCTGGGAGCCTGGGCCGACCGGCAGGCCCGCCGTCGGCGCGCCATGATCGCCGCGGATCTCGCACGGGCCGCCCTGCTGCTGACGCTCCCGGTCGCGTACGTGCTCGACACACTCACCCTGGGCCAGCTCTACGCCGTCGCCTTCGGGGTGGGCGCCCTGACCGTGCTCTTCGAGGCGTGCAACGTCACGCTGTTCGTGGCGCTCGTCCCGACCGAGCGCTATGTGCAGGCGAACTCACTGGTCAATGGCAGCCGTTCGATGTCGTGGCTGGCGGGACCAGGGGCGGGCGGTCTGCTCGTGCAGTTCCTCACCGCGCCCTTCGCCCTGCTCGCCGACGCCCTCACGTACCTGGTCTCGGCCGGCTACCTGGCCCGGATCAAGCCCGTGGAACCGCCACCCTCGCCGGTCGGCAAGGGCCACTTCACCGAGGGCCTGCGCTGGGTCGTCCGCAACGCGTCCATGCGGGCGCTGTTCGCCGCCTCCGGGGCGATCCAGTTCTTCAACTTCATGTTCCACACCC contains:
- a CDS encoding MFS transporter, with translation MRVAERIPALLRERSFRRYWTGQTISLVGDQISLIAIPLAAVLVLGADAAEMGWLKTAELLPALLLNLPLGAWADRQARRRRAMIAADLARAALLLTLPVAYVLDTLTLGQLYAVAFGVGALTVLFEACNVTLFVALVPTERYVQANSLVNGSRSMSWLAGPGAGGLLVQFLTAPFALLADALTYLVSAGYLARIKPVEPPPSPVGKGHFTEGLRWVVRNASMRALFAASGAIQFFNFMFHTLFVLYATTELGLSAGVLGAVLGAGAVGGLIGAAGSGVVVRRFGIGPSIVVGFLGFTVPLLLIPLAEGPTPLVVGLLFAAEFLSCAAVMVVDIAAGSFQMALIPDAVRARVMGAYRTLNHGFRPVGALIGGLLGTAVGLRPTLWIATAGAVLAVLWLLPSPLPRTRELPAPAEDPVPAA